The following are encoded together in the Oceanobacillus zhaokaii genome:
- a CDS encoding NAD(P)-dependent alcohol dehydrogenase — protein MKAIISSEYGGPDTLQFNEIEKPKPLDHQVLVKIHAASINYGNMLLLQGNPLIARLVFGVRKPKYPIPGGDMAGTVEAVGENITQFQPGDEVFGDLSGSGWGAFAEYAAVPEEAIVRKPHNLSFEEAAAVPMAAVTALQAIRNKGKLEPGQKVLVHGGSGGVGLFAVQIAKALGAEVTAVVSTRNVDLVQSIGADHIIDYTKADFAERDQNYDLILGVNGSRSISTYKRKLNNGGIYVNVGGGDSQLLQTILLGPLLFLGRSKKMSLFLQRANQKDLEFLRELIEEGKVKAIIDKTFKLSEAPEAYRYFEEEHLQGKVVLLV, from the coding sequence TTGAAAGCAATTATTTCAAGTGAATACGGAGGGCCAGATACACTGCAATTTAATGAGATAGAAAAACCAAAACCACTGGATCACCAAGTATTAGTTAAAATTCACGCAGCATCGATTAATTATGGGAATATGCTTCTATTACAAGGGAACCCATTAATTGCTCGACTAGTTTTTGGTGTGCGAAAACCTAAATATCCAATACCGGGTGGGGATATGGCTGGAACAGTGGAAGCTGTTGGAGAAAATATTACCCAATTTCAACCTGGTGACGAGGTATTTGGTGACCTATCTGGCTCTGGATGGGGTGCTTTTGCCGAGTATGCAGCTGTTCCGGAAGAAGCAATTGTCCGAAAACCTCATAATCTATCATTTGAGGAGGCAGCTGCAGTACCTATGGCGGCAGTTACAGCATTACAGGCCATCAGGAATAAAGGCAAGCTTGAGCCAGGACAGAAGGTTTTAGTTCATGGTGGCTCAGGTGGAGTGGGACTGTTTGCGGTTCAAATCGCTAAAGCACTTGGCGCTGAAGTAACTGCAGTTGTCAGTACAAGGAATGTAGACCTCGTTCAATCAATTGGTGCTGACCATATAATTGATTATACGAAAGCAGATTTTGCAGAGCGGGACCAGAACTATGACCTAATATTAGGTGTAAATGGGTCAAGATCTATTTCAACTTATAAGCGAAAATTAAACAATGGTGGAATCTATGTAAACGTTGGTGGTGGAGATTCCCAATTGCTTCAAACGATACTGCTGGGACCACTCCTTTTCCTTGGTCGAAGTAAAAAAATGAGCCTCTTTTTGCAAAGAGCGAATCAAAAAGATCTTGAGTTTTTACGAGAGCTAATTGAAGAGGGAAAAGTAAAAGCCATTATCGATAAAACCTTTAAACTAAGCGAAGCGCCAGAGGCATATCGCTATTTTGAAGAAGAACACTTGCAAGGAAAGGTAGTATTGCTTGTTTAG
- a CDS encoding HAD family hydrolase → MNGIIFDLDGTLWDSIDTVVDAWNNVLTQNKQLNREITKDDLRQVMGLPFDQLGEKLLPELDKDMRAEIIQACCDLENSYLAKQGGVLYENVEHTLKMLSSKYKLFIVSNCQDGYIEAFYKYHGLEKYFIDYENPGRTGLSKGENIKLVMERNQLASPVYVGDTVGDQQAAREAGIPFIFAAYGFGEVTDYEYSIDQFDVLADTIKEIERKSVSQCES, encoded by the coding sequence ATGAACGGCATTATTTTTGATTTAGATGGGACTTTATGGGATTCAATAGATACCGTAGTCGATGCTTGGAACAATGTCCTTACCCAAAATAAACAACTAAACCGAGAAATAACGAAGGATGATTTGCGCCAGGTAATGGGACTTCCTTTTGATCAATTAGGGGAGAAGCTATTACCTGAATTGGACAAGGACATGCGAGCAGAAATTATTCAAGCATGCTGTGATTTAGAAAATAGTTATCTTGCTAAGCAAGGCGGGGTTCTATATGAAAATGTGGAACATACATTGAAAATGCTCTCCAGTAAGTATAAGCTTTTTATTGTGAGTAATTGCCAGGATGGGTATATTGAAGCTTTTTATAAATATCATGGTTTAGAGAAATATTTTATTGACTATGAAAATCCGGGCAGAACTGGGCTTTCCAAGGGAGAAAATATTAAACTGGTCATGGAGAGAAATCAGTTGGCAAGCCCTGTCTATGTTGGCGATACAGTGGGTGATCAGCAGGCTGCAAGAGAAGCAGGAATTCCATTCATCTTTGCTGCATATGGCTTTGGCGAAGTGACGGATTATGAATATAGTATTGATCAATTTGACGTGCTTGCAGATACAATCAAAGAGATTGAAAGAAAGTCAGTTTCGCAGTGTGAAAGCTGA
- a CDS encoding Crp/Fnr family transcriptional regulator gives MREKLLKYMTEFTKLTEEEQQEITEAILIEEYKKGTYLIRQGDAPTTKCYFVLQGCVRQYTINESGKEVTANFYTEEQAILIFAFQDSSQTSKYSLTCLEDTVMVVGDFETEQEMYSQYSELEIMTRKMTEIYLGETQNEFAAFISSTPEERYKSIISKRPDLITRVPQHQLASYLGVTPESLSRIKKRMNKDI, from the coding sequence ATGAGAGAGAAACTGTTGAAGTATATGACTGAATTCACCAAGCTTACTGAAGAGGAGCAACAGGAAATTACAGAAGCTATTTTAATTGAGGAATACAAAAAAGGGACCTATCTCATTAGGCAGGGTGACGCTCCAACTACTAAATGTTATTTTGTATTGCAGGGTTGTGTTAGACAATATACGATTAATGAATCTGGAAAGGAAGTTACTGCAAACTTCTATACAGAAGAACAAGCAATCCTTATTTTTGCATTTCAAGACTCCAGCCAAACATCTAAATATTCATTAACCTGTCTTGAGGATACTGTAATGGTTGTCGGTGACTTTGAAACGGAACAGGAGATGTATAGCCAGTATTCCGAACTGGAAATAATGACTCGGAAAATGACGGAAATCTATCTTGGCGAAACACAAAATGAATTCGCTGCATTCATTAGCTCGACACCTGAAGAACGATACAAATCCATTATAAGTAAACGACCAGATTTAATTACCCGTGTGCCCCAACATCAACTAGCAAGCTATCTTGGTGTTACTCCGGAGTCATTAAGCAGAATTAAAAAGCGTATGAATAAAGATATATGA
- a CDS encoding Gfo/Idh/MocA family protein — protein MINVALLSRWHVHADDYAKEAGANEQLNIVQVWDEDPERGEVWAGELGVPFEKDLEAVLSNSDVDAVIVTTPTSMHTEVIAAAAKHKKHIYTEKVLAFTIEDCKKIFDAVEENDVKMMVSLPRLTESDYLYANQAIENGWLGELTTIRCRLAHNGGVAADGSEQGWLPVRFYDKEKTGGGSLIDLGAHPIYLTNRLAGPVQAVYARLQPQISKDVDDSAAVIVEYHSGAIGIIETGFLSHGSPFQLELYGTEGTIMLKDGEVSLNSIHVDNNRLVEIEGNGADSFTPMEQWVADIDSDNPPVITKEDVMNLTVINQAAVLSNTQGRRVEIREITE, from the coding sequence AAGCAGATGGCATGTTCATGCCGATGATTACGCAAAAGAAGCAGGGGCGAATGAGCAGCTTAACATAGTACAGGTTTGGGATGAAGATCCAGAGCGTGGAGAGGTATGGGCTGGTGAATTAGGTGTTCCTTTTGAAAAAGATTTGGAAGCGGTTTTATCCAATTCAGATGTCGATGCAGTTATTGTAACTACTCCAACAAGTATGCATACAGAAGTTATTGCAGCAGCCGCAAAGCATAAAAAGCATATTTATACGGAAAAAGTATTGGCATTTACTATTGAAGATTGCAAAAAAATCTTTGATGCAGTTGAGGAAAACGATGTGAAAATGATGGTATCATTACCTAGATTAACAGAGAGTGATTATTTGTACGCCAATCAAGCAATTGAAAACGGCTGGCTTGGGGAACTGACAACGATACGCTGCAGGTTAGCACATAATGGCGGGGTAGCAGCTGATGGTTCCGAACAGGGATGGCTTCCTGTGAGATTCTATGATAAAGAGAAAACAGGTGGCGGCTCACTCATTGATCTCGGCGCACATCCAATCTATTTAACTAATCGACTTGCAGGACCAGTTCAAGCAGTATATGCTAGGCTCCAGCCACAGATTAGCAAGGACGTTGATGATAGCGCGGCAGTGATAGTTGAGTATCATTCAGGAGCAATCGGTATTATTGAAACAGGATTCTTATCACATGGCAGTCCATTTCAATTGGAGCTGTATGGAACAGAAGGCACAATTATGCTGAAGGATGGAGAAGTAAGTCTGAATAGTATACATGTCGATAATAATCGGTTGGTGGAAATAGAGGGAAATGGAGCGGATTCTTTTACACCAATGGAGCAATGGGTGGCCGATATCGATTCTGATAATCCACCTGTTATTACGAAAGAAGATGTGATGAATTTAACAGTAATTAATCAAGCCGCAGTCCTGTCTAATACACAGGGCAGGCGTGTGGAAATACGGGAAATTACTGAATAA
- a CDS encoding YecA family protein — MSEKIEKELKQGMLNMLEGIKYTESNIDEKEYKKHWSSISVPLTLHEGLSTYTKSDLDDIRKYFNIKNASSLKKAELSGLLEERIPDLLKAFFLKLDYERFNLLLKIARSGGYIESPDLDSQQINYLRTSGFVFTGTFNEKKVLAVPEDLIKLILSMGTDVSLRSTVKRNTDWIKLTRGLLYYYGTLSLLQLEEMVEEHTNEALNTSDYIEVIHDAVSYREDLRLESEVYSNIRVSNPGKIMGEHQSRANVAYYPFTKNEVLTAGEPEFVDRNESYLQLMNFITEHYDIDRKQAEVYVEECVYAIKNDYTSNDILQYLGDVLELKSFETVQMLMDQLINLMNNTRKWILKGHTSMELSPNRNQALPNSISNQKAGKKKVKIGRNDPCPCGSGKKYKKCCGR, encoded by the coding sequence ATGAGCGAAAAAATAGAGAAAGAATTAAAACAAGGCATGCTAAATATGCTGGAGGGTATAAAATATACCGAGAGCAATATAGATGAAAAAGAGTATAAAAAGCATTGGAGTTCAATCAGTGTTCCACTTACATTGCATGAAGGGTTAAGTACATATACAAAATCCGATTTAGACGATATTAGGAAGTATTTTAATATTAAAAATGCTAGCAGTTTGAAAAAGGCTGAACTAAGTGGATTGCTTGAAGAAAGAATCCCAGATTTATTGAAGGCGTTTTTCCTCAAACTAGATTACGAGCGTTTTAATTTACTGTTAAAAATTGCTCGAAGCGGTGGCTATATAGAGTCCCCAGATTTAGATTCTCAACAGATTAATTATCTCCGTACTAGTGGGTTTGTCTTTACTGGCACATTTAATGAGAAAAAAGTTTTAGCAGTACCTGAGGATCTTATCAAACTGATTCTATCAATGGGTACAGATGTAAGCCTACGGTCAACAGTAAAACGAAATACCGATTGGATTAAGCTTACTAGAGGTCTATTGTATTATTATGGGACATTAAGCCTCTTACAATTAGAAGAAATGGTGGAGGAACATACGAATGAGGCATTAAACACTTCAGATTATATTGAAGTGATTCATGATGCAGTATCTTATCGTGAGGATCTCCGGCTTGAAAGTGAAGTCTACTCGAATATTAGAGTGTCTAATCCTGGTAAAATAATGGGAGAACACCAGTCTAGAGCGAATGTAGCCTATTATCCATTTACAAAAAATGAGGTCCTTACAGCTGGGGAGCCAGAGTTTGTGGATCGAAATGAGAGCTATTTACAATTAATGAACTTTATCACAGAGCATTACGATATTGATCGGAAACAAGCTGAAGTCTATGTGGAAGAATGCGTATATGCAATAAAAAATGATTATACTTCAAATGACATCTTGCAATATTTAGGAGACGTGCTTGAATTAAAGTCATTTGAAACTGTTCAGATGTTAATGGATCAGCTTATTAATCTGATGAATAACACTAGAAAATGGATTCTTAAAGGCCATACATCAATGGAGTTAAGCCCAAATCGTAACCAAGCATTGCCGAATTCAATATCCAACCAAAAGGCTGGAAAGAAAAAAGTAAAAATCGGCAGAAACGACCCATGTCCATGCGGCAGTGGGAAAAAATACAAAAAATGCTGCGGGAGATAG